The following nucleotide sequence is from Streptomyces sp. HUAS CB01.
ATGGGCACGATCTGGTCGTCGTCGCCGTGGACGATCAGGGTGGGGACGTCGATCCTCCTGAGGTCCTCGGTGAGGTCGGTCTCGGAGAACGCCTTGATGCAGTCGTGGGCGCCCTTGATGCCGACGGTCATCGACCACAGCCAGAACTCGTCGCGGGTGCCCTGACTGACGGTCGATCCGTCGCGGTTCGCTCCGTAGAAGGGCGCGCTGAGGTCCTTGTAGTACTGGGACCGGTCGGTGAGGACGCCTTTCCGGATCTCGTCGAAGACCTCGATCGGAAGGCCCTCGGGGTTCGCCTCCGTCTTGAGCATCAGCGGGGGTATCGCGCCCAGCAGTACGGCCTTGGCGACACGGCCGGTGCCGTGCCGTCCCATGTACCGCGTGACTTCGCCGCCGCCCGTCGAGTGGCCCACCAGAATGACGTCCCTGAGATCCAGCGACTCGATGACCGCCGCCAGGTCGTCGGCGTACGTGTCGAGGTCGTTCCCGCCCCACGGCTGACCGGAGCGTCCGCCCCCGCGCCGGTCGTGGGCGACGGCGCGGAACCCGTTGTCCACCATGAACTTCAACTGGGGGTCCCAGGAGTCGGCGGTCAGCGGCCAGCCGTGCGAGAAGACGACGGGCTGACCCGATCCCCAGTCCTTGAAGTAGATCTCTGTGCCGTCCTCGGCCTTGGCGAAGGGCATGGTGGGTTCCTTTCGAAGCTCGTCACTCGTCCAGAACCGCGGGGGTCGAGCGGAGTTCTGGACGACCGGCCGGGAATTGTCACGCCGCGAACCAGCAGCGGACGCACTGGGAAGGCGACGGAGCGGTCAGCAGCGAAAGGCGACCGGAATGAGCACGTCGTTCGACAACGCTACCCGAGAAGCCGCCGATCAGCGCGTTGACCCGATTTCCTACGAGACTTCGGGGAACGAGGTCCGGAATGCCGGGGACGAGTCCGGAATCGTTCGGCAGCGAGCACGGAATCCTTCGCGGACGAGTCCGGAGTGCTTCCGGAAACGTGTCCCGGGGTCGTTTCCGGCAACGACCCCGGGACCATGCCTCCGCGCGCGCCGGACAGCGCCTTCAGCGCGCGTCGGCGACCCGGAAGACGATGCCCGCGGCCCGCAGCCGTGCCAGCAGGGCGTCGCCCATCGCCACGGCCGTGGTGACCTGGCCCGCGGTGGCCGGGAGTTCGTCGAGGGCGAGGCCGAGTGCCGACTCGGCGAGCATCTTCGCCGTCTCGCCGTAGCCGGGGTCCCCACCCGAGACCTCCGTGAAGACCCGGCGGCCGCCGCCCTCGCCGACGAAACGGACCCGGAACCAGCTGCGTTCGCGCTGCTCGGCGCTGGGACCGCGGCCGGGCTCGTACCGGTTCATCAGCCACGCGCGGGCCGGCCCGACCTGCGCCAGCGCGGCGAGGGCGCCGAGCGCGACCGGGCCGCCGAGGGCCATCGGGAGCGTCTTCACCGACGCGTAGTGCCGGTACTGGAAGTCGGGACCGTACCGCTTCAGACCGGCGGCGGAGCGGGCCACGATCCGGGGGTCGAGGGTAGGCAGCGGCAGCGCCCAGGCACCGGTCTCCCGGCTGAAGCGGGGCGCCCCGATCGGCGCCCTCGCGCGGCGGCCCATCAGCCGGGGCTCATGGAGCCTGCGCTCCCGCGCCACGCGCGCGGCCTGTCGCTGCCGGCCCATCGCCGTGAGCGCGGAAGCGAACGTCCCGCCGGAGAAGATCCCG
It contains:
- a CDS encoding saccharopine dehydrogenase family protein, whose translation is MNRQNGPERPYDIVLFGATGFVGTLTAEYLAAHAPEGCRWAVAGRSRARLEQLRERLTALDPACADLPLVVADAEDANSLRALAESTRVVATTVGPYVWYGEPLVAACAEAGTDYADLTGEPEFVDSVYIRHDARARETGARLVHACGFDSVPHDLGVYFTVQQLPQDVPLRVDGFVRAGGIFSGGTFASALTAMGRQRQAARVARERRLHEPRLMGRRARAPIGAPRFSRETGAWALPLPTLDPRIVARSAAGLKRYGPDFQYRHYASVKTLPMALGGPVALGALAALAQVGPARAWLMNRYEPGRGPSAEQRERSWFRVRFVGEGGGRRVFTEVSGGDPGYGETAKMLAESALGLALDELPATAGQVTTAVAMGDALLARLRAAGIVFRVADAR
- a CDS encoding alpha/beta fold hydrolase, which translates into the protein MPFAKAEDGTEIYFKDWGSGQPVVFSHGWPLTADSWDPQLKFMVDNGFRAVAHDRRGGGRSGQPWGGNDLDTYADDLAAVIESLDLRDVILVGHSTGGGEVTRYMGRHGTGRVAKAVLLGAIPPLMLKTEANPEGLPIEVFDEIRKGVLTDRSQYYKDLSAPFYGANRDGSTVSQGTRDEFWLWSMTVGIKGAHDCIKAFSETDLTEDLRRIDVPTLIVHGDDDQIVPIVAAGDKSSKLVKGAVYKVYPGAPHGLSMVPEFAEQFNADLLEFARG